The Pelecanus crispus isolate bPelCri1 chromosome 7, bPelCri1.pri, whole genome shotgun sequence genome includes a window with the following:
- the CCPG1 gene encoding cell cycle progression protein 1, giving the protein MSENSSDSDSSCGWTVINHEGSDIETVTSENGSTNDNHEFVSEEYVSLQEEEQPIDLQAQCNNNGEIPVVDNTLSAFEETRTVPEGKKEKIPDDGSCIGTISDDSDIVTLEAPKPDETQSQEEAPADGEEAQGSEDFNMGSSSSSQYAFSHLETVFSSQASNDESSSDETSNQSSPTVRKRRAKKRLVSSSEAEGGSPAEMESEPPREEQHKRQFSSGLNRCIILALVIAISMGFGHFYGTIQIQKRQQLVTKTRELKDMKDDLYQCQQEQGDKVHYKVGSLKGDLATCLTSTEVEKKSFESQKKSLAAENQHLRESLEKEEKALASLQEELRKLRQQIRNLEDKGTSTESIVMENQKLREHLEEEKQRNHNFLRQKETLFAEAQMLRRELDKERHVTEALKKELEQLSSRQTPDNTDDDTLRENQEIETLRGRLAELEKKLNFEQQRSDLWEKLYVEAKDQTEKQEMNEKGQKKGAKGQSKAKKKSKESFFGSVKETFDAMKNSTKEFVRHHKEKIKQAKEAVKENLKKFSDSVKSTFRHFKDTTKNIFDEKKKSNDKRHEANKKARTFYREHNSYENLKHMHYRGPNMPKEFKDGRKHQFTTFEKYTDSHKCISDPLCNRKHQFVLKGCSGIFECARQEFISLFNRVSDPIRVDEFNRLMKKYLQQVVHNFHHWRELENFVNKFFHNGVFIHDQMLFTDFVNDVKDYLEDMKEYQNNNEKVFEDLDKYIYRYYFHYDNLPQYGPSRPKRPSFTQTENSRHEKQAQKYHHRNKREGKWHKHGRTNGRHMANLEIELGQLPFDPKY; this is encoded by the exons atgtctgaAAACTCCAGTGACAGTGATTCATCTTGTGGCTGGACTGTCATCAATCATGAG GGTTCTGACATAGAGACGGTGACTTCAGAAAATGGAAGCACAAATGATAACCATGAGTTTGTTTCAGAAGAATATGTTTCTTTGCAAGAAGAGGAGCAACCAATTGATTTGCAAG ctCAGTGCAACAACAATGGAGAGATACCAGTCGTAGATAATACTCTCTCTGCTTTTGAGGAAACTCGGACAGTTCCAGAG ggaaagaaagaaaaaatccccGATGATGGGTCCTGCATTGGTACTATTAGTGATGATTCTGACATTGTTACACTGGAAGCTCCAAAACCAGATGAAACTCAAAGTCAGGAGGAAGCTCCAGCTGATGGTGAAGAAGCTCAAGGTTCAGAGGACTTTAACATGGGTTCTTCCTCTAGCAGTCAGTATGCGTTTTCCCATCTAGAAACTG ttttttcaTCTCAGGCTAGCAATGATGAATCAAGTAGTGATGAAACTAGCAATCAGTCCAGCCCCACAGTACGAAAACGTCGGGCTAAGAAGAGGCTGGTCTCTAGCTCCGAGGCTGAGGGTGGGTCACCTGCTGAAATGGAGTCTGAACCTCccagagaagagcagcacaaaCGCCAGTTCAGTAGTGGTCTTAACAGGTGCATCATACTAGCTTTGGTGATTGCAATCAGCATGGGCTTTGGACACTTCTATG GTACCATACAGATCCAGAAACGTCAGCAGCTGGTGACAAAGACACGTGAATTAAAGGATATGAAAGATGACCTTTACCAGTGCCAACAAGAGCAAGGAGATAAAGTGCATTATAAAGTGGGG TCACTCAAGGGAGATCTTGCCACATGTTTGACCTCTACTGAGGTGGAGAAGAAATCCTTtgaatctcaaaaaaaaagtcttgctgCAGAAAATCAGCACTTAAGAGAATCTctagagaaggaagaaaaagcattggCCTCACTTCAGGAAGAATTAAGGAAGCTAAGACAACAAATTAGAAACTTAGAAGATAAAGGTACTAGCACTGAGTCTATTGTAATGGAAAATCAGAAACTACGGGAAcatttggaagaggaaaagcaaagaaaccacAACTTTCTTAGGCAAAAGGAAACACTCTTTGCAGAGGCACAGATGTTAAGGAGAGAACTGGACAAAGAACGTCATGTTACAGAAGCTCTAAAAAAAGAACTGGAACAGTTAAGTTCTCGTCAAACACCTGACAATACTGATGATGATACATTAAGAGAAAATCAAGAAATAGAAACTCTGCGAGGAAGACTAgcagaactagaaaaaaagctaaacttTGAGCAGCAGCGCTCTGACTTATGGGAGAAGCTGTATGTTGAAGCGAAAgaccaaactgaaaaacaagaaatgaatgaaaagggACAAAAGAAAGGTGCTAAAGGGCAAAGTAAGgctaaaaagaaatcaaaggaaTCATTTTTTGGTTCAGTTAAAGAAACTTTTGATGCTATGAAAAATTCCACAAAAGAGTTTGTAAGACACCATAAAGAAAAGATTAAGCAGGCTAAagaagcagtgaaagaaaacctgaaaaaattcTCTGATTCTGTAAAGTCGACATTCAGACACTTCAAAGATACCACAAAAAACATCTTTGATGAAAAGAAGAAGTCAAATGATAAAAGACACGAGGCAAACAAGAAAGCTCGAACTTTTTACCGAGAACATAACTCTTACGAGAATCTGAAGCACATGCATTACAGGGGACCTAACATGCCAAAAGAATtcaaagatggaagaaaacatcagtttacaacatttgaaaaatatacagATTCACACAAATGCATCAGTGATCCTTTGTGTAATAGAAAACATCAGTTTGTCTTAAAGGGTTGCTCTGGTATTTTTGAATGTGCTCGTCAAGAATTCATTAGTCTCTTCAACAGAGTGTCGGATCCTATCAGGGTGGATGAATTTAATCGGCTaatgaaaaagtatttgcaaCAAGTTGTACATAATTTTCATCACTGGAGAGAACTAGAAAATTTCGTCAATAAGTTTTTTCATAATGGGGTATTTATACATGACCAGATGCTGTTCACTGATTTTGTTAATGATGTCAAGGATTACCTTGAAGATATGAAGGAATaccaaaataataatgaaaaggtTTTTGAGGATTTGGACAAATACATCTACAGATACTACTTTCATTATGATAATTTACCCCAATATGGACCCAG TCGACCTAAAAGGCCTTCTTTTACACAAACTGAAAATTCCAGACATGAAAAACAAGCTCAGAAGTACCACCACCGTAATAAAAGAGAAGGTAAATGGCATAAACATGGTCGCACTAATGGAAGACACATGGCAAATCTTGAAATAGAATTGGGGCAATTACCCTTTGATCCAAAATATTGA
- the PIERCE2 gene encoding LOW QUALITY PROTEIN: piercer of microtubule wall 2 protein (The sequence of the model RefSeq protein was modified relative to this genomic sequence to represent the inferred CDS: inserted 1 base in 1 codon; substituted 1 base at 1 genomic stop codon), with amino-acid sequence MTSAKKLPSSLNTEQNQSPHLPLHTNPGNLVXFFSVYTFSCMLDPKTLVTNGSLTKPQVLLFKTTSGEYSAIPPISQVAPCTYPVDQTFSKHSLTCGSFQDXLNTAIDRNRVYDYPNLQHTLYKCISIFLS; translated from the exons ATGACTTCTGCCAAGAAACTGCCATCAAGTCTGAACACTGAGCAAAACCAATCTCCTCATCTGCCTCTCCACACAAATCCTGGCAATCtggtatgatttttttctgtatatacaTTTTCCTGTATGCTGGACCCCAAAACACTCGTGACCAATGGTTCTTTGACAAAGCCTCAGGTTCTACTGTTTAAAACAACTTCAGGTGAATATAGTGCTATACCACCTATCTCACAGGTGGCACCCTGTACTTATCCAGTCGATCAAACCTTTTCAAAGCACTCACTCACTTGTGGGTCATTTCAAG AGTTAAACACTGCCATTGACAGAAATAGGGTATATGACTACCCCAATTTACAGCATACTCTGTACAAATGCATCTCCATCTTTTTGTCATAG